The Phragmitibacter flavus genome contains a region encoding:
- a CDS encoding amidohydrolase family protein, with the protein MESRLFSRSRRDFLVTGAGAVLGVSMRAEGVEVKMPEMVVDTHTHFYDPSREGGVPWPQKGSPLYRTVMPADWKKVAAPCGVTHTVIVEASLLVEDNQWILDLAEKEKSIVGFVGNLDPMSEGFEGNLERFAANPIFRGIRVSGKKFSDFAGEAKFVSGMKKLAGLGLSLDVNGGHPMLLKATELAKAVPDLRIVVDHVGSAGDPGMLKDEWREGMKLAGTCGNVFCKVSGLPEQTKAEWGKARTDLDFYRPILNWVWECFGEDRVIYGSNWPVSDKGTGYAEMFGIVKGYFAEKGEAVMRKYFLENSRVAYRWVAR; encoded by the coding sequence ATGGAAAGTCGATTATTTTCGAGATCGCGACGGGATTTTTTGGTGACGGGTGCGGGGGCAGTCCTGGGGGTGTCAATGCGGGCGGAGGGGGTCGAGGTGAAAATGCCGGAGATGGTGGTGGACACGCACACGCATTTTTATGATCCATCGCGCGAAGGCGGGGTGCCCTGGCCGCAGAAGGGGTCGCCATTGTATCGGACAGTGATGCCGGCGGATTGGAAAAAGGTGGCGGCACCGTGCGGAGTGACGCACACGGTGATTGTGGAGGCGAGTTTGTTGGTGGAGGACAATCAGTGGATCCTTGATCTGGCGGAGAAGGAGAAATCCATCGTGGGGTTTGTCGGAAATCTGGATCCGATGTCGGAGGGTTTTGAGGGGAATCTTGAGCGGTTTGCGGCAAATCCCATTTTTCGGGGAATTCGGGTGAGCGGGAAGAAGTTTTCGGATTTTGCGGGCGAGGCGAAGTTTGTAAGCGGGATGAAGAAGCTGGCGGGGCTGGGGTTGTCGCTGGATGTGAACGGGGGGCATCCGATGTTGTTAAAGGCGACGGAGTTGGCGAAGGCGGTGCCGGATTTGCGGATCGTGGTGGATCACGTGGGCAGTGCGGGCGATCCGGGGATGCTCAAGGACGAATGGCGCGAGGGGATGAAGCTGGCGGGGACTTGTGGGAATGTGTTCTGCAAGGTGTCGGGTTTGCCAGAGCAGACGAAGGCGGAGTGGGGCAAGGCGCGGACGGACTTGGATTTTTACCGTCCGATTCTGAATTGGGTGTGGGAGTGTTTTGGCGAGGACCGGGTGATTTATGGAAGCAACTGGCCGGTGTCGGACAAGGGGACGGGTTATGCGGAGATGTTCGGGATCGTGAAGGGGTATTTTGCGGAGAAAGGGGAGGCGGTGATGCGGAAGTATTTCTTGGAGAACTCGCGGGTGGCTTATCGCTGGGTGGCGAGGTGA
- a CDS encoding TolC family protein yields the protein MTALIRLLALTILLTSTAALAQPRPSSARLITLEDAYDLALASDQSIAIAQLGIQQAQLDPARAWVKLTPTISADAGISARDSRNAAGRRSTNSGGITLSQPIFDPTFFPALRRGKLAVAAAGADYQRQIRETLFGVAQAYYDVLTQQEIVEVDKESLRLAAEQQDIAQARLDAGDTTRSDPLRAQVTTETARRTLIEDTSTLESLRNILANILNLDNDLNFRVALPPGHKTTIPRFDYLLRDALTQREDIRSQDLLIRQNDERIKEVRSSYLPSISANVDASTSDQSGGNPRFENDVQGSLSLRVPLYSAGQKAIDVRAATLDAQQSRLQQQQLIKQVEQEVKDAWLDARRLSETLNILRVQVQAAEVSYAELQERYKSGDAANLDVLTALNELITSRRDLTVETYRLQLSLRNLERVSSTFQTDRVRKVQSPTP from the coding sequence ATGACTGCCCTCATCCGCCTCCTCGCTCTCACCATCCTGCTCACTTCCACCGCCGCCCTAGCCCAGCCCCGCCCCTCCTCCGCCCGGCTCATTACCCTGGAGGACGCCTACGACCTCGCCCTCGCCAGCGACCAGTCCATCGCCATTGCCCAACTCGGCATCCAGCAGGCCCAACTCGATCCCGCCCGCGCCTGGGTCAAACTGACCCCCACCATCAGCGCCGATGCCGGGATCTCCGCACGAGACTCCCGCAATGCCGCCGGACGCCGATCCACCAACAGCGGAGGCATCACTCTCAGTCAGCCGATTTTCGATCCCACCTTCTTCCCCGCCCTGCGCCGTGGCAAACTCGCCGTCGCCGCTGCCGGAGCCGACTACCAGCGCCAGATCCGCGAAACCTTATTCGGCGTCGCCCAGGCTTATTACGACGTCCTCACCCAACAGGAAATCGTCGAAGTCGACAAAGAGTCTCTCCGCCTCGCTGCCGAACAACAAGACATCGCCCAGGCGAGGCTCGATGCCGGTGACACCACCCGCTCCGACCCCCTCCGCGCCCAGGTCACCACCGAAACCGCCCGACGCACCCTCATCGAAGACACCAGCACCCTCGAATCCCTGCGCAACATCCTGGCCAACATCCTCAACCTCGACAACGACCTCAACTTCCGCGTCGCCCTCCCGCCCGGTCACAAAACCACCATCCCCCGCTTCGACTACCTCCTGCGCGACGCCCTCACCCAACGCGAAGACATTCGCAGCCAGGACCTTCTCATCCGTCAGAACGACGAACGCATCAAAGAAGTCCGCTCCAGCTACCTCCCCAGCATCTCCGCCAATGTTGATGCCTCCACCAGTGACCAATCCGGCGGCAACCCCCGCTTTGAAAACGACGTTCAGGGCAGCCTCTCCCTCCGCGTCCCCCTCTACAGCGCCGGGCAAAAAGCCATCGACGTCCGCGCCGCCACCCTCGACGCCCAGCAATCCCGACTCCAGCAACAACAGCTCATCAAACAAGTCGAACAGGAAGTCAAAGACGCCTGGCTCGACGCCCGCCGCCTCAGCGAAACCCTCAACATCTTGCGCGTGCAGGTCCAGGCCGCCGAGGTGAGCTACGCCGAACTTCAGGAGCGCTACAAATCCGGCGACGCCGCCAACCTCGATGTCCTGACCGCCCTCAACGAACTCATCACCAGCCGACGCGACCTCACCGTCGAAACCTACCGCCTCCAGCTCTCCCTGCGCAACCTCGAACGCGTCAGCAGCACCTTCCAAACCGACCGCGTCCGCA